Part of the Undibacter mobilis genome is shown below.
CGGCGGAAACAGCTTGCGACCAACGGTGGTCGCCAGGGACGGATCGGCGCGCAGCGCGGCCTGCGTCTTGACGATGGCACGCACCGCGGCCGCCGCCTTGTCCGGAGACTTCTCGATCAGCCGATCCGACGTGGCGATCGAAGCCATGGTGTAGTCGAAGCAGCCCTTCGGCCCGTCGCCGCGACGGATATCAAGGACGACCTTGCCGACGCCGCGTGTGACGGCGACTTCGGTGCCCATACCATTGGCCCAGAAGCCGTCGATCTTGCCGTCTTCCAGAGCCTTCGCCGCGGTGAGGCCAAAGTTCACGGTCGCACCGACGGCGCCGGGGACCGGCGCGATCGACACCTGATCGCGTTCGAGGTCGATGCCGCCAGCCTTGAGCAGCCGCCGCAATCCCATCTCGACCCAGGGCGCAGCGCCAATACGCTTGCCCTTGACGATGCTGAGATCGTTGCGCGCGGGATTGAGATCCGCGCGCATGACCAGGAACCAGTACATGCCCTGGCCCTGGGCACATAGCAGCTTGACGCCTTTCCACTCGGGAAAGGCCGCCAGCGCCGAGTGTGCCGAGCCACCGACCAGATCGATGGCTCCGTCGCGCAGGGCCGCGTAGCATTTGTCGACCGGGAAGATCAGTTCGAGCGACGCATCGAGCCCTTCTGCCTTGAAGAAGCCGAGTTCAACGGCGGCCGCCGCCGGAAAGTAGGAATTGGAGATGAGGTCGGGGACCGCAATTTTCATGGCAGGTTCTACTTCTTGCTTTCGTCGTAGTAGTGAATTTCGAAGAGGATGCAGCCCTTCTCCGATTTGAACGGGCCGTGATAGACGCCCGGCGGCCGGCAGGCATAGGTCAGCGGCGCGAAGGGCTCGCCGCCCTTGCCGTCCTTGTCGTTTCCGACGGTCAGGTCGCCGGTGAACAGGAAAACTTCCTCCCAGTGATCGTGCACGAAAGGCACGGTGCTGAAGGCGCCGGGGTCGAAGCGCAGGAGGCGCGAACGGCTGCCGGTCTTCTTGGTCTCGTCAATGTCGCTCGCGAGAATCTTCTGCTTGATGCCCGAGGGATAGCCGGGAGGCGTTTCCCAGCCGGAATTCATGTCGAGTGGAAAGAATTCGAGATGAGGTTTGTTGAACGGCATAGTGTCCTCGTGCTTATCCGGCGATGGGAAGGATGTGGGTGACGTATTGATGCGTGATCTTGCGCTTGGCGACCGGGTCCTCGATCTCCAGTTCGAACAGGTCGGCGCCCGTTAGCTCGCCATGAACGGCCAAGGTGCCGCAGAACATCACGGTGCCAACGGGCAGGGTAGCGCCGGCGCCGAGATAGCGCGAAATCAGATCGTCCGGATGCCGCATCTTGGCGAGCGGGCCTTCCTGATAGAGTGTTCGCTTGCCGTTCCGGGTGGCGAATGAACGGACCAGCAACTGATCCCAGCGTCCGGAGACGTCGCTGAAGCGCCACAGCCGCTTCGAAACCGGCTTGGCGCACATCTGCTTGGAAATGGTGATGCCGACGGTTTCGACCTGCCGGTCGGTATGATCCGAGCCGACGCCGAGCCAGAGCCCGTCGGGCAGGCTGACGATCACGGGTTCCACTTCGCCGCTCGACCGATCACCGACGACTTCGATTTCCGCAGCTTGCGTCAGCAGCGATGCCGCACCGCGGTAGAAAATCGGGGTCGAGGCCGGGCGCTTCACGCCGAGCTTTTCCAGCTCGACAATATGTGCCTCCATTGCCGCCGGGTCGCGTCCGGTCCAGCCAGCAATGACGAGGGAGGTGACGGCCGCGCTGATGTCGCCGCCCTTGTCCTCGGAGGAAAAGGTCAACCGTACTCCGGACTTCAATGCGCTCATGGCGGCCTTTCTCACTGTATGACGAACGGGGTCCGTTCGTCAGGTTTGGGATTGTTCTCCGCCGCTTGCGGAATTTAATTGCTAATATAACATACCTATGTTTTATAGCAAAAGGCAAGCGCCTTGGACGGGCGATGTTCCCCCGATCCAACGCCAGATTCACCGGATTTTGCGGAGGTTGAGGATCGTCATGAACGTCGCCGGAAACGTCAAGAAAGAGAATTCCACAAAGGTGGCAGGCGCCGGCCTGCGGACCGGGGCTGAGTATCTCGAATCGCTGCGCGACGGACGACAGGTGTTCGTCGATGGCGAAAAGGTGAAGGATATCGCCAGCCACAAGGCCTTCGCCGGCAGCGCAAGGTCGCTGGCGCGTCTGTTCGACATCGCGGCCGCGCCGGAAATGCGCGAGCGTATGACCTTCACGTCGCCGAAGACCGGCAACCCGGTCTGGCGCGCTTACCAGATTCCGAAGACCCACGCCGATCTCAAGGCCAAGCGTCTTGCGGCCGAGACCTGGGCGGAAGCCACCTACGGCCTGATGGGCCGCACCCCGGACCACGTTGCCGGCTTCTTCGCTGGCTATGCGGCGGTGCCCAGCGTGTTCGCCGCCGGCGGCCAGCAGTTCGCCGACAACGTCGTGAACTTCTACGAGAAAATTCGCGATACCCATCAGTATCTGAGCTACGCGATCGTCCCGCCACAGATCGATCGCAGCAAGCCGGCGCATCAGCAGAGCGATCCGACGCTCTATGCCGGCGTCGTCAAGGAAACGGATGGCGGCATCATCCTGTCGGGCGCCCAGCAGCTCGCCACCGCGGGCCTGTTCTCTGACTACATCTATCTGAGCTGCATCCACCCGCTGCAGGCAGGCGACGAGAACTACGCCAACGGCGTCGCAATTCCGGCCAATGCGCCGGGCCTCAAACTCTATCCGCGCCGCGCTTACGCCAACGTCGCTAACAACTCCTATGACTATCCGTTGTCGTCGCGGTTCGACGAGGTCGATTGCTTCGTCGTGCTCGATAACGTGTTCGTGCCATGGGAGAACGTGTTCATCTATCGCAACACGCAGGTGTGCCGCGATCAGTGGTGGCAGACGCCGTCGCATCTTTACGGCAACTACCAGGCCCAGTCCCGCTACACGACCAAACTGCGCTTCATGACCGGTCTTGCCAAACGCATGAACGAAATGACCGGCAACGACTCCAATCCGGCCGTGCAGGTGCAGATGGGCGAACTGGCATCGCTCGTGTCCATCGTCGAGAACATGCTGTTGTCGCAGGAGACGACGGCGACCATCGACAAGAATGGCGTGCTGTGGCCATCCAAGACGGCGCTCTACTCGATCATGGCGCTGCAGTCCGAACTGAACTCGCGTATGCTCGAGATCATCCGCGAACTCAGCGGTGCCGCCATGATTACCGTTCCTTCGGCTTATGCCGACTTCCAGAACGATGACATGCGCACCGACATCGAACGCTTCATGCAGTCCGGCGTTGCCGATGCCAAGAGCCGCGTTGCGGTGATGCGCATGGCCTGGGACTTCATCGGCTCGGAGTTCGGCAGCCGTCACCAGCAATACGAGAAGTTCTACGGTGGCGCCTCCTTCCTCGTGAAGATGAATGTCTACCGCAACTTTGATTTTGCCCGCGCGACCGGCATGGTGGAGAGCGCGCTCGCGCTGCCGCCGATCGGTCTCGACAAGTAGGGCGAAGACAGGAGAGGGCGGGAAGCAGATCCGTCCTCCCACCCGCCCAATCGATAGGGCCGCTGAACCGTCGTAGGCTCAGCGGCCAACCGCTTTCCAGCAACTTGCGCCCGCCGCTCTTTCCCTCGAGCCCGGCCGATCGAACCTCGTGAGCTGAAATGACCCGCCCCACTGATCGTCTGGAGGCCGCGCTGGCCTCGATCGAAGCTCGCGGCAGCCAGGGAAGGCTGGCGTTTACCGAAGTTTTCACCGAGAGTGCGAAACGCGAAGCCTTCGCCGCCGACCGGCGCGTCGCCAGCGGCATGACCAAGAGCGCTCTCGACGGCCGTATCGTTTCGGTGAAGGCGCTCTTCGACGTTGCCGGCACCGTGACTCATGCCGGCTCGGCGCGCCTGCGTAAACTCGCGCCGGCCGCCCGGGATGCGGATGCTGTCGAGCGCCTTCGCGCTGCCGGCGCGATCATCATTGGCAAAACCCAGATGACTGAATTCGCCTTTTCGGCGCTGGGCACCAATCCGCACGACGGAATGCCGGCCAATCCTCGCGACCCGGCCCGCGTTCCAGGCGGATCGTCATCCGGCGCCGTGGTGTCCGTGCTTGAGGGCATGGCCGACGTCGCCATTGGCAGCGATACCGGTGGCTCGATCCGCATTCCCGCCGCGTTGTCGGGTGCCGTTGGCTTCAAGCCGACCAGCGGGCGCGTTCCAACAACCGGCGCCTTCTCGCTATCGTCGACACTCGATACCGTTGGCCCCATCGCCAAAAGTGTGGCCGACTGCGCCGCCGCTGATCAGATTCTGGCCGCCGAAACCGGAGCCATACCGTTCAAAGCCGCAGCGCCGGGGAATTTCCGATTGATTATCGGGCGAGGCCGTCTGTTCACCCGTTGCGAAGACAAGGTTCTCGAAGCTGTCGATCGCGCCATCGCAATATGCCGTGCCGCCGGAATTGTCGTCGAAGAAGGCTCGCTTGACCCGGTGCTGGAACATACCGACCGCATCGACAAGCTCGGCACATTTCCCTCCATCGAAGTCGGCGCCACTTTGTCCCAGCTCGGCATTTCGTCACTCGATGGCATTGATCCCCTGACGCGGGCGCGCATAGAAGCCAACAAGGCTGTGTCTGCCGTGGACTATGTCCTGATGACGCGGCATCGCCAGGCAGCGATCGGTGCATTCGACAGATTGCTCGGCGACAATGAGATCGTCATCGTCCCAACGACGCCCATCGTTGCTCCTCTGACATCCTCCGTCCAGGAAGCTGCGGGTTTTCATGAAGCCAATGGTTTGGTGCTGCGGAACCCGCGAGTGGCAAACCTTCTCGATTGTCCATCGGTGTCGATCCCCATTCCGGGCCCCGGTTTGCCGGTAGGCCTGATGCTGCTTGGGCAGCGGCATTCGGACCGGCGGCTGCTGTCGGCTGCCGCGTGCCTGGAATCATTACTGCACTAGCGCGGCTCGATAATGCGGCCGGTTCCGCAGTGGCGGAATTGGTTGTTCCTGCAGACAGTTATTTTTCCGGCAGACCCGCCGCAATCATGAATTGAATTTGATGGTCGGAGGCCGCCCGAAATGCCGGGCTGGCGTTCTTCATCGGCGGCGCCACATTGAGTGCTGTGGTGCCGGGCCGCAGTTTGAGCCCCTCGCGCATGGCCGCTTTGGCCTCTTCGGTTCGCCCCAACTGTTGGTAAGCCGCGGCTAGCAGCATGTGGGTACGCCCGGTGGCCGGCGTAATGGCGATCGAGCGCTGCAGCCAGGGCAGCGCGGCCTCCGCATTGCCCAGAACGAGCGTTGCCCAACCGGCGCCGACCAGCCAGGTCCAGCGTGAAATCGGCGGGGTATCGAAACGATCGGCTTGCTGGAATGTCGCAAGCGCATCGTCGAAGCGACCGAGATGCAACTGGCCGAGTCCGACCAGAAAGAGTGCGAGCCCGTTCCACGGATCGAAACTCAGTGTCCGCGCGCAGGTGACGAGACTTTCAGCAAAATGATTGGTCGCGCTGAGAAAGCGGCAATAAGTTTCGAGCACGGCGATCGAGTTGGGTTTCGCCCGCAGCGCTCGCTCAATCGTTGCGGTGGCCTTCTCTTCGGCAGCGACTACCTCGTCAGGCGTGTACCAGACCATCTGGATGCCGCGCATCTGAAGCGCAACAAGCGCGACGGCGACGTCAACGTTGTTGGGGTCGTCATTGAGCGCGTTTTGTAGAAGGGTCTGCGCCAGCCCAAAGCGTTCACGGCTGGTCTGGTAGATCGACGCTGCGGCCTGCTCGATGACGACCTTGGTGCCGCCAGCCGTGCGGCCCATGTCGGAAGATGTCGCCTCCAGTATCTCGTTCAGACGGCGCGCCAGCGGTTGACCGACGCCCGCGGCCAGACGCGATTGCTGCAGTTCCGTCTTGAGCCCATCGCTTGCGACAGATACGGCGGCAACAGACTGGACCTCGCCGGTGTCCGTCTTGATGAGCCGCGCCCGCAACGTCCAGGATTTCTCACTGCGGTGCAGCTCGCCGGCAATTTCATAGTCTGACGAGACTGTCGAACCGGATGCCTGCGTCGGGCGCGGCCCGATCACGCTGATATTGGCGATCTTCGCAAAACCATCGGTGAGTCGGGCCGTAACCTCCGCTGCCATTGCGGTGCCACGAGGCTCGTCGCTGGAGTCGACAATCGAAGTCAGAGCGACAACAGGCCGCGGTGACGAGAAAACCAATGTGGGCCTGAAAGCCTGCGCCGCCGTCCAGAGCGCAACGACGGCGCAGAGACCGAAAAGTCCAGCAGCCACGGCGACCTGCCTGCGTGAACCGAGCCATCTGCCGTTTACTTGAGTCGCATCGGCCGGCGTCTGCGGTGGATTCGTAACAGCCGGAACGACCCCGGCTGCGTCGGGACGATGCGGCTGGCCTGCCGGCAGGTTCGAAACCTCGGGCGTGAAGAGGTAGCCGCCGCCGGTCGCCAGTTTGATGACCTGCCGGCGTTCGTCGCCCAGTACGCCACGGATCTCGCGTATGCATTGGAACAGGCTGTCTTCGCCGACAAAGACCTTCGGCCAGATCGCCTCCATCAGTTCCTGTTTTGTCAGGACCCGGCCGGCATTGCTAACGAAGAATTGCAGCATCTCAAACGACTTAGGCCGGAGCTTGAGCACTCCGCCGTCGGGACCGCGCAACTCTGCCCGTTGCTGATCCAGTTCGAACTCGCCAAAACGAAAAACCATATCCCCCGTCCGCGGGCACCGTCTGCGCCGCCACCAATAACGGAAATATCCCAGACGACAGCGTTAAATGGAGAATATCAGAAAACTTCAGCGCATTTTCATGCCGACATCAAAATGTCCGTGCCTGACGCGGACGAGATGGCCCTGGTCCGTCGATCGGCGCGCGATTGTCCGCAGTGCTGTCGGGAGCGCCAGTCCGAGACGGGGAACCATTCGCCGTGCGCTCGGGCAAAACGGACCGCCGATTCGAGTGGCTAACCGCCCCGTGTGGCATTCAGGACAAGTCGGGCCCATCCCGATCTGAGGCGGGGGCGAGCCTTACGTCAGCCAGGCCACAACTGGCCGCCGCCGTCGATCCTCAAGACCTGTCCCGAGACGAATGCGCCCATGGGGCCGGCGAAGAATTCGACGACGCGGGCCACTTCGTCCACGGTAGCGATGCGGTCAAGTGTGCCGCCTTCCGCCATCCGTGCCGGATCGACCGTGCGGGTGGCGACGAAGCGTTCGGTTCGTGTGTCGCCCGGCGCGATGGTGTTGACCGTGATGTCGTAGGGCCGCAGCTGGTCGGCTAGGCAGCGGGTGAAGTGCAGGGCGCCAGCCTTGGCCGTAGCGTAGATCGAGGCATTGGTTCGGCCCTTGAAAGCGGCGACAGATCCGACGGTGACGATGCGGCCACTGCGACGCTCCATCATTCCTTTCGCCACCGCCTGGCAAACGAAAATCGTGCTCATCAAATTGCGGTCGATCACTGCACGCACGTCCTCGGCCTTGATGTGGATGACATCGTTGGGGTCCGGCTTGCCGCCTTTGGCAGCGATGTCGCCGCCGGCATTGTGAACGAGAATGTCAATGGTGCCGAGTTCGGCTTCGGCCGTGGCAATCACGCGCGCGATCTCATCTGGTGCCGTCAGGTCGCCGAGTATCTTCACCGTACGAACGCCATGCGTCGAGGCGATAGCGTTCGCTACATCGGTCAGCGTTTGTGCACCGCCGAATTCAGAGGGCCCATGTTCGCGCATGCCATGAACGGCGACATGGCATCCCAAGGCTGCCAGTCGTTCCGCAAAGGCGCGTCCCAGTCCGCGGCCCGCGCCGGTCACCAGTGCGACTTTGCCGTCGAGAAGTCGTGTGCTCATGGGCCCCTTCTTCGGTCAGAATGCACCATACTTGATGAAAGGCGCGCGCCTTGCCAGATCGACATCATGCGGGAAGTGTGCAAACAAACAGTCTTCGACGCCGAAGGCGTGTTGATCGACCTGTTTGCTGACGTCACTTTTATTTTGCATCGCAGCGAGAGTGAAACATGACGACGCCGCAGTATCTTTCCAAGCTCGACCATTACATCAACGGCGCCTGGGTGCAGCCGACCTCCGGCAAAGGCCAGGACGTGGTCAATCCGGCCACCAATCAACCAATCGGCAAGCTCGGTTTTGCGTCGAAGGCCGATCTCGACGCCGCGGTGAAGGCCGCGGATGCGGGCTTCAAGACCTGGCGTAAGGTCTCGGCCTTCGAGCGTGCCAAGATCCTGCGCAAGGCCGCCGATCTGGTGCGTGCCCGCGCCGACCAGATCGCCACCGCGCTCACTTTTGAGCAAGGCAAGATTCTCGGTGAAGCCAAGCTCGAGGTGATGGGCTCCGCCGACGTCATCGACTGGTTCGCCGACGAGGGCCGCCGCGCCTATGGTCGCATCATCCCGGCGCGCGCCGACGGCGTGCGCAACATGGTGATCATGGAGCCGGTTGGCCCGGTCGCTGGCTTCTCGCCGTGGAATTTCCCGGTGCTGCAGGCGACGCGCAAAATCAGCGCTGCGCTCGCGGCCGGCTGTTCGATCATCGTCAAGTGCCCGGAAGAGACGCCCGGCTCGCCGATCGAGTTCGTCAAATGCTTCGAGGAAGCCGGTGTTCCCGATGGCGTCATCAATTTGCTGTACGGCGTGCC
Proteins encoded:
- a CDS encoding ABC transporter substrate-binding protein codes for the protein MKIAVPDLISNSYFPAAAAVELGFFKAEGLDASLELIFPVDKCYAALRDGAIDLVGGSAHSALAAFPEWKGVKLLCAQGQGMYWFLVMRADLNPARNDLSIVKGKRIGAAPWVEMGLRRLLKAGGIDLERDQVSIAPVPGAVGATVNFGLTAAKALEDGKIDGFWANGMGTEVAVTRGVGKVVLDIRRGDGPKGCFDYTMASIATSDRLIEKSPDKAAAAVRAIVKTQAALRADPSLATTVGRKLFPPTEAELIAELIRRDLPYYDAAISPSFVEGMNAFARDIGILKGHPRYEDVVATQFSPLWSAA
- a CDS encoding cupin, translating into MPFNKPHLEFFPLDMNSGWETPPGYPSGIKQKILASDIDETKKTGSRSRLLRFDPGAFSTVPFVHDHWEEVFLFTGDLTVGNDKDGKGGEPFAPLTYACRPPGVYHGPFKSEKGCILFEIHYYDESKK
- a CDS encoding DUF2848 domain-containing protein; protein product: MSALKSGVRLTFSSEDKGGDISAAVTSLVIAGWTGRDPAAMEAHIVELEKLGVKRPASTPIFYRGAASLLTQAAEIEVVGDRSSGEVEPVIVSLPDGLWLGVGSDHTDRQVETVGITISKQMCAKPVSKRLWRFSDVSGRWDQLLVRSFATRNGKRTLYQEGPLAKMRHPDDLISRYLGAGATLPVGTVMFCGTLAVHGELTGADLFELEIEDPVAKRKITHQYVTHILPIAG
- a CDS encoding 4-hydroxyphenylacetate 3-hydroxylase family protein, which produces MNVAGNVKKENSTKVAGAGLRTGAEYLESLRDGRQVFVDGEKVKDIASHKAFAGSARSLARLFDIAAAPEMRERMTFTSPKTGNPVWRAYQIPKTHADLKAKRLAAETWAEATYGLMGRTPDHVAGFFAGYAAVPSVFAAGGQQFADNVVNFYEKIRDTHQYLSYAIVPPQIDRSKPAHQQSDPTLYAGVVKETDGGIILSGAQQLATAGLFSDYIYLSCIHPLQAGDENYANGVAIPANAPGLKLYPRRAYANVANNSYDYPLSSRFDEVDCFVVLDNVFVPWENVFIYRNTQVCRDQWWQTPSHLYGNYQAQSRYTTKLRFMTGLAKRMNEMTGNDSNPAVQVQMGELASLVSIVENMLLSQETTATIDKNGVLWPSKTALYSIMALQSELNSRMLEIIRELSGAAMITVPSAYADFQNDDMRTDIERFMQSGVADAKSRVAVMRMAWDFIGSEFGSRHQQYEKFYGGASFLVKMNVYRNFDFARATGMVESALALPPIGLDK
- a CDS encoding amidase family protein; translation: MTRPTDRLEAALASIEARGSQGRLAFTEVFTESAKREAFAADRRVASGMTKSALDGRIVSVKALFDVAGTVTHAGSARLRKLAPAARDADAVERLRAAGAIIIGKTQMTEFAFSALGTNPHDGMPANPRDPARVPGGSSSGAVVSVLEGMADVAIGSDTGGSIRIPAALSGAVGFKPTSGRVPTTGAFSLSSTLDTVGPIAKSVADCAAADQILAAETGAIPFKAAAPGNFRLIIGRGRLFTRCEDKVLEAVDRAIAICRAAGIVVEEGSLDPVLEHTDRIDKLGTFPSIEVGATLSQLGISSLDGIDPLTRARIEANKAVSAVDYVLMTRHRQAAIGAFDRLLGDNEIVIVPTTPIVAPLTSSVQEAAGFHEANGLVLRNPRVANLLDCPSVSIPIPGPGLPVGLMLLGQRHSDRRLLSAAACLESLLH
- a CDS encoding winged helix-turn-helix domain-containing protein, translated to MVFRFGEFELDQQRAELRGPDGGVLKLRPKSFEMLQFFVSNAGRVLTKQELMEAIWPKVFVGEDSLFQCIREIRGVLGDERRQVIKLATGGGYLFTPEVSNLPAGQPHRPDAAGVVPAVTNPPQTPADATQVNGRWLGSRRQVAVAAGLFGLCAVVALWTAAQAFRPTLVFSSPRPVVALTSIVDSSDEPRGTAMAAEVTARLTDGFAKIANISVIGPRPTQASGSTVSSDYEIAGELHRSEKSWTLRARLIKTDTGEVQSVAAVSVASDGLKTELQQSRLAAGVGQPLARRLNEILEATSSDMGRTAGGTKVVIEQAAASIYQTSRERFGLAQTLLQNALNDDPNNVDVAVALVALQMRGIQMVWYTPDEVVAAEEKATATIERALRAKPNSIAVLETYCRFLSATNHFAESLVTCARTLSFDPWNGLALFLVGLGQLHLGRFDDALATFQQADRFDTPPISRWTWLVGAGWATLVLGNAEAALPWLQRSIAITPATGRTHMLLAAAYQQLGRTEEAKAAMREGLKLRPGTTALNVAPPMKNASPAFRAASDHQIQFMIAAGLPEK
- a CDS encoding SDR family NAD(P)-dependent oxidoreductase: MSTRLLDGKVALVTGAGRGLGRAFAERLAALGCHVAVHGMREHGPSEFGGAQTLTDVANAIASTHGVRTVKILGDLTAPDEIARVIATAEAELGTIDILVHNAGGDIAAKGGKPDPNDVIHIKAEDVRAVIDRNLMSTIFVCQAVAKGMMERRSGRIVTVGSVAAFKGRTNASIYATAKAGALHFTRCLADQLRPYDITVNTIAPGDTRTERFVATRTVDPARMAEGGTLDRIATVDEVARVVEFFAGPMGAFVSGQVLRIDGGGQLWPG